The Bradysia coprophila strain Holo2 chromosome X unlocalized genomic scaffold, BU_Bcop_v1 contig_20, whole genome shotgun sequence region attcaatcaaacaaattattcgtttttttatagGCACGTGGCACAGTCGACAGTCgattatttcaaaatgaaataacacaaaaataaaaacactaAAAGTAAATAGAGAAGTATGACCATTTTGATTTCGTAtctcatttacatttttttaaaagaaatactgaatttacaaatttattaattttttgtttgttttagtttttcataCTAATAACAGTGCTGCACGTTACAATATTTTCGAGTGCAATTTTGCTATTCCCAgaaagatttttgtaattattaaTTCTCTTCAATTAAAAGGTTAGTCCACTAATGATCACATTGGTTAGtattagattttgttttatttttaattatttatttatttaagatgACTCTCGCGCAGTTATTGATAATGATAGAAAATAAATCGATTAAATTCTCTCGtagttttatgattttaaattgaacaaCATAACGAACAAATTAGATTTGTTTTGTTACGTTAACCGAGTCCAAAATATTTGGTAGTGAAATTAtgatcaaaattaaaattgtttctttctatttaaaaattaaaagatttaGGCAAAACAAATTCTCTTTCTATATATTGTACAAATCCATCGCTgcgataaaaagaaaaattttttttttcataaaacgtaattattgatattcgatcgattaattatttaattacaaaataaaaattatttcattgttATATGACTACGACGaatagtaaatattttttttctttctttaataATATgctcgaaaaaaatatttgttttttacgaTTAATTTATGGCAGTttctgaagaagaaaaaaaaattctaaaaaaacaCTTACATGACTAAATGGatgaacaaaagaattaaGGCCAGTACACGCTTCacgaaaaagaaagaagaaaataccCGAAAAATGCCTTTAAGAAGCGTATACCTTTCAGAGCCGTAGCTGAAGGCTGGCATGCGATGACAGTATAGCATCGTCGAACGATTATGTATCAAGGTATACAATCTGAACTATTCTAGTTTGTGTCGTGCTGATATACACATTGTCCTGGCAAGACATAGTGTACTGATGAGGCGTGATGCGCCGAAATCAGCATCGTTTGTCCTTATATTCGTCTATTCTtaatcagggcctattttaaggagtttaatttcaaaaaatttccaaaatttcacaaaaattcttaaaatttcaatttttttccctgttagatctcattccgaagtaatcagttaagcccaaagacatgaaaaacaactaaaaaggcagtaaaaacatcatttacgatgcaatctgttgtgtttttagatgaaatgacgaaaagtgatggaaaaatttgataatttttggaaatttaatttccttaaaataggccctgttcTTAATGTAAACGGTTTCATTTTTTACgttgagataaaaaaaaattcaacattgGTCGGaacaaagcaatacaacagcttagtaatttaatattaccagaccagcaatacaacaattagaAATTAATCTGAACTATCAGGGCTGCAACAGTttaaaataggaaattataTTCGAGTGTTACTATTTCTGGGATGACCACTGGATATCTTCCTTTCACCAATATTCTAAGGCACTCGACCGTTATTGTGATAAAATTGGTGccaattgaacgaaaatattcgttCAAGGAggattttaggagtttttcaATCGTTGAGGTTTGATTTGAAAAGGGTTTTTGGAGTTTTTCGTTTGGCTTTAGAGCAATGTTTCAAGGATGGAACGCTGAATAACGTTTGAAGTTGAGAGGGAAATCTAAAAtgatattcgaaatttttatgagTGCGTCAACGACAACTATTTCTTGAGTCAAGAGGAGTTCCAGAAGGTTTTAGGAGGATTAATGGTACAAGCTTTTTGTGCGTCttttagttttcaaatttGCAATGAGGAAACttacaaactttaattttctgGGCTAGAGTAGGCTACGGCTCTGGTACATTTTGTTTCACTAGGTTGTAAAATTGACTAGAAAATATACAGAAATCATATTATGAGCAGCGCACCATCTAACATTTGTGCATcctttttgtttgaatttgaagAAGCTTTAAACCGTTTTCTTAGTAAGGGAATTCAATAAATGTAAAACGGATGACGCGTGGTATACATGCATGATTTCGGTAgattttccaaataatttcCCGCAGTGCCGAactggccctatgggcgttcgggcgattcccgaagggccttttaatttttgtatagaCAAACGGCAACGAAGGGCCTTTTCAAAACtttcttcatacaacgcccgaagggcttttttgagccagtccggcactgattTTCCGGCTTGGTGAATGACATCTTTCAAGTATATTTTTCCGTGAAAGTTGTACTTATCTTATGTGTGAAATATGTTATGTGTGCAAAATGTTTGTGGCGTTTTTTATGTCAGTTTCTTTTTAATAAGGATCATCGGAAGAATGTTttgtcaaaatgtttttcgatttattcatacattttcgcaattaaaaattatttatttgtttttcttattattttttgtttgtttgttttgaattgtttaagTACTATTCCTTGGGGGGGGGGGGCAAAAAAAGgcacaatttttcaatcacattttgctattattttttcttctttttgttttttttttttggaaaaagcacaaaaattcagtaaGTGCGACAAATATAACGATTATTCTACGTACACTCTTCTACAACGTCAAgtgaattcgaaaatattcaatttttttattaattttttcttcctttttttatctTTCAATGACAACCATGTGTAATATTGCATTGGTTAATAAATTTCgtctacaaaaaaaacaacaggaaaagatttttaatagaaaatctcgtttaaaaatagtttgctcaaaaattttctctctaAGAAAAAACGTTCGAATCGGCACATTATATTGGAAGCCactcaaaatttttaacaaaattgttttatttaatttttcttttttttatttctttcttgtTGTTGTCTTTTCTTTGGTTAGTATTTTAGCCACgtcgtcaatttttttatttgtttcaaaaaaaatgttttctctaTATATCgttgaattttcaagttttcttttgttcttaaaaatgaaaatcgatgAAACTTTATCATTCAGAAAGTTCGTAAAACTTTTGGAACTTTACTTTCCAGCATAAGTTGGATTTTTGAACGTTGAGGTAGCTTGTTTATAGATTGGATTTTCACCctgaaaatacaaaatggaataaaaattaaaacaaaaaccaaaatgaaaaGCTTTTTAGTGTGCGTGTGGGTATTGGATTGTCGTTAGTTCTATTGTGTCTATTATAGAGAATAGAGGTGTTCGCCGGTGCAAGctgtttaaattattttaaccaATATGTAGATTTTCGATGAGCACTTTTCTAGTCAACTTTCAAAAATACCTACAgcggacgtcagtgaaatttattgaGATATTTACTTCAGCCGATTTTCAACTGGTCCACTgctacaaacaaaactgataATACGTCTTTACACGGATTTACCACGACCAAGCGCGTGCGCCCATATAAACAAGTAcaagcagttttgtttgtatgagtggccAGCTAAAAAATAGCCATCTGCACATTTGTTATGCTTCGAAAACATCAAATTCAGCCTACATATCGGTTGAAATGCTTCAAACATCATGCGCTGGTGCACTCCTCTACTAGagaattcaaaatataaaaaaaaccgatttccattaaaataagTCCagtttaacgttttttgaatGTCTTAGGTAGATTCCTAGTAAGTGACATCATCAGATTAAATGAAGTCAGCACTCAATGTCATACATTGCGTTGTTTGATTTCTTCATCGgtcaatattttatgaatgtaTTTACAACAGTTTCGCAGAGTATGTCCTGTCCTGGTtatgaaaacgttttctcCAGCGACAAGTCAAAACGTCTTTAGAACGCTATGCAAGCTtggagttttgtttttgtttttaataccAATGGAATTTCCGAGAAATTACTTTCTCGAACGATGCTTACACTTGAACGATACTTAAAGTTAAAATCAAGTGGTTGCATTCCCTTACCGCTGCGGAAGTGTACTCCATGCTCAGTTGATGGTACAATATTCATACCATTCAAAAAAGTCAAGAagacaaataaaattgagtaAACAAATGCTTACCGTGTCCCATTTGGCCATCATTCGTTCCTTTTCAAAACGAGCAAATTCCCTTCGATCGTGAATCGTAGTCAACAGTTTCCACAGCAACAACACCGCCAAACCAATGAGTACAATAGCCGCAATCACACCCAATACAATGCCCAGCACAAACACCTTGGGCGGACATTCTCGATTCTTTTGCGCTCGAACATCAATCTTTTCGTCATCCATATTATCCGTGTAGACGAATTGGAACCGACAATCGTCTTCATCGAAGAATGTACACAAATGTTCGTCCTTTTCTTCGTCCACAGCGACCACATCCACCTCGATTGGCACAAATTTCGTGCACGTTTTCGTACACAACTCTGAATCGGCTAACGGTCCAGTTTTGTACATTTGACATTGAACGCAATCTTTGAATTCATGACAGCGACCAGCACATGTAGGACACTTTTCACAATATCTGCCCGAGAAGCGGCCATCATCCGTGACGTCACATCTGCAGGTGCCGCATTCACAGGTTCCATGACCCGAACAAATTTCACCGCTACCACCTGGTGGCTTACAAGTCTCATTCGTTGCACGACAGTCACAAGCGTCACCGGTCCAACCGGGTTGACACTGACACACGCCACAGGAACATGTACCGTGATCCGGTCCCGAGCATAGTAAACCATTGTGCCGATCACATGAGAAATTGTCACATTCACAGAATTTGCCGGAAATCACCTCGTCGAGATGAGGTCGCTTCTCGCATTCGCAAATGCCACACACGCACGTACCACGACCATTGCAATCGATCACTGATGAATTGTCGGGACGACATTGACGAGACATCGACACTTCGCTGTGAATGTCGGTTCTGAAATGACAATACCAAAACGGTTATGACCAATATTCTTTCAGAATAATAGCACCTACTCCCAGTACTTACACTGAACATTCGCAATTCGGACCAAAGTGGAACTCGTCACATTCACAAATACCGCATTTGTATGAACCGTAAGTTTTACATTTGTCCGAATTGGGTTCGAATTGAGGATGCTTCGGATTCTCACACGGACAACTGCACAACATTTCCAGGTCAACGATTAAACTTTCATTGATACCAACCGgataaatttggaaaatttgattcCAATCCCGCTCGTTTTGTGGACATGAGGTGACAACAATTTCAGCTGTGAAGCTTACCACATCGCCCACTTTGAGTCCGTCacatttatttgtttgaaCTAGGGGTCCATTGCCGAGACATGATGAGAAATATGTGACCTTGACAGCGCTTGTAGCATTGTCTTTCATTTCAACGGATGATGAGATTTTCTGTTGATTAATagaaaaatcaggaaaatgaTTGGGAATTTCATTTCCTGTTAATATTCCTTACGCTGTACTCGTCGCGAACCAATTCGACAACATTCGATGAATCGTCTGATAGAATAGCACTTGATGATCCTTCCACATGCTTCGACAATTTCTCATAAACTTTACTCTGTGAACTTGTTACAGCGAAGATAACATTGATCGCATTCTGTTTCACTTTCAAATTAACTTGCGAAATGCTCGGATAATCTTGGTACTTTGACTGTGTGTACATGCCATGACTGTCCAGATGACATTTACCGTCATTCGGTGTAACCACTCCCCCCAATTTACCGTCACCGGCGTAATGGAAACCGGCATCAGTTGAGAACACCAATAGCCGACGGGCTTGTTCACGCCAACCGATCTGATCGCGACAAACTACTGCTTGCATAATGGCATCGAAACCGCCTTCTGGAGCATCTAAATTACCCGACACTGCTGCACGTCGTACCTCTTCCTATTTTGGTTGTGAATTGATTAATTGATTAATTGGAATGTGGCGGATATTTGTTGGCTCAGTTgatacattttaatttttaatgaagcTAGATAATAATGAAAGCAACAGTTAGTAACAACCGCAATTATTTACTAATTAAAAGCGATAACGTCATACAAAAAGCTCTAGTAAAAGTtggttagcaaaaaaaaacccacaACTTTGGAGTTCGAAATCCCAAGCACTGCTATGACaatacattttaaaaattggattttagtttaatcTAGTAAAAAAAGCTCACATACACCACCTCCActaaaaattataattcatCTATATGGCCGAAATCGTTATTGTTGTCCTGCAAAACAACAATCGTTTCAAAGAAGGAGAAAAATATTCACAACATTCCTGGAACgccagaaaattcaattaataaacGATGGCCAAAGAAGCAGATTATTGAAATGATCGACTATTGTCCGAAATCTCCGTTAGTAATAGTCGCAATATTGTCTTGAATACTGAATAAGGTGTGACGATACGCCATAGCCTGTAGTTGTGAGTACAGATTGTACAGATTTTCTGCCGGTCTAATATTAAGCGGAATAGTTCTATGTTTACCGAGGGATAAAATTAGGAAATTCCATCAGGAGCaaatttttgctattttcttccagaggtgaacacaacgtttttcacgaaacaaaaaacaaaaattttcaaaatttcaaccaaaacaaagatgacagttcgggtgagacaatttctattttctcacctgtcaaaacaagaggggagaaaatagactGATGCCCGACAAAGTGTTAACAAAACGTCATTTTATCATGGCATTTTGAGTGAAGAAAATAAGGTGAATAAAACCGCAGGTATATgaagaataatattttttactttactataGGGAGGTAATAGAGCTATTAACTCCCTATGGAAAAGCCTTTGCCTCactcgtaaagtaaaatagcTTACCGCACacgggaaataattttatatctCGCATCGCGATAGGTTAAAGTACATTTGATAcgtttactcatctggatacgagatatcaagcTACTTCCCTGGtatagtaatctactattatgtTTTAACCTTTAGAAAGCGACAAAGGTGACACCGAGAGCAGATAATCGTGGATTTTGAGTGGAAAAAGTTATTCTAAAAGAAAACCCTCAAAGGATTTTCTGTGGATTTCAAACATTTGTACACGATTTTAGGGATTTCCctttcctaaaatttgaagGCTTTTTTCTAAAGATTTTCCACGAATTTAGTGATTTTATCTgaacaaatgattttcttgCGAGTTCACATTAacagtaaataaattaacaaaacaaGGGTTGAAGTTCACCAATCTGTATACACTAAAACATTTAATAGTCGATGACAATTCAGTAGATTAAATTCAGATATCGTTGAAGGCAACGTTGATACCTATTACGATTTTTTGCTCGGGCAAATCGAATATACGACGAAAACGCGAAATTATGCGTTTACTGGCTTTCAATGGCACCTGCTATTTCATAGAGGAATCTTTGATAGCAAGTGCctttacaaagaaaatgttagtcagatgtgaaaattgtcattttacCGATCACTTGTTGAGGCACCAATTAGCACCCATTTCGATGagttattcaaaacaaaacaaaatggtCATCTCAACGTGTACACGCTGTGCTTAATTCGATTTGCAACAATAACTCAACTATTTACATtgtatgtacattgtacaattGCGAATCGAAAGCTGTTGATTAATGtttggaaatccgtcgaaCACGATTAATATTAATTTCTTGGTTGTTAATAAAAACttcttaattgaaaaaaaaacattacaaatgATTTAagtgaattaattaattaagggTCACgttatgaatgaatttttgattacATGACAGTAAGgtaaagattttcttttgagctaattttcaaagcaaaaaaaaaactgggtgttggaatcaaaatgttttctttttacaatttttggatttgtttCCACTGACTTACAGAAAAACGATAGGTGTTTGTGCTAAGTGCCATGACATTATGATAACCGTACGGTGCCGCACAGCTAGGACATGGTTCACGTAAACTGAAGCCAAGAGAAAAAAGCAtttgatgaaataaaagaGGAAATTATGTAagctgaaaaagaaaatggttttgccAATTCGGTGGAGGAGgagatattttcaatttgttcgcttttttATGCAGAGAAACTTATCGATATCGATTCTTACAgacaatttttggtgaatataaaaaaaggtgCTCGAAATGGAACTTGGTGGTGAGAGTTGAcactgaaataaatttttaccaTTCAATTCATGCtatacaataataataatatgacCAGTGCACCAAGGTGTATAATAAAAACTATGTAAAAGAAATGCTCTATCACCAACAATCAACagatattttcgatataaggtTTACAACTACCAGTGGTTTTCCATTCAacttataataaaaaataataaattcacaaCATCGATGCACACagcaaattaaattcaagCCTACAACGAGtactattttcatgaaaacttAGTAACAATAGAATAGCAGAGCGTACCGTACCGTAACTATTGTTAAATTATTCTTTCCACagcattttaaaaacattttcaaattttaaacgtGACCTTAAAGAAGCTTTGTCTTATCCTACCAAATTAAGTATAAGAAACCGGTTTGTGAACGAAAACTTGTAGACATGGAACTCAATAGCCTGAGAAGTCGCGACCAAATCAAGTGACAAATTTTCGTCGCACGTCAAGCCGCTGTCGTGCCTTGCGATTCAGAGAAATCAAGAAGTTAGCATGTTTCATCCatttacagcaaaaaaaacttgtaaCCACCAACAACATAGTGGTCGTGCAAAAATGGTGCGACGCCAAAGGTGTACAGGACAGCTTGACGATTTTTACTAATTTGGGTCAATTTTGACCCTTTTTGAGTGACGAAACATGACCTCATTTATGTGACGTTACTCGAATCGATTACATGAAATTCACGAGATATTGTCATTGAGATATTGTGCGGAATAAATAGAAGGGATTTGTTTGAAATTCCTGGAGGGTATGATTCTCCGGCTATGATTTACATTGCAGAACTGATAAATTTGCAGTATCACTTGAAGGCTGTGTTCATAAAGCAAACATGTCACTCCTCAAAGGAAGAGACATTCTGGCCTTGCGCGACAGtgcatttatatattttttaaaggttttatatatttttgcgTGTACACGCTTTATGAACGTCTTATCAAATTGATTAAGAAATTCCACACACACAACATTCCAGTTGCTATATACCGACAATTTGGCGGTTCAATCAATCTTATCATCACTTTTAacatgaaatttgaatgaattagTTCTTGTGTACAGTAAGGTGCACATTCTGCTATATTTATTGTTACTATTCATATACGATATTGTCTTCCCCCAAAACACATAACATCCTTTTCTATAAACATTCAACAGTGAAAGAATACAATGATACCAGAGATAGAGATAAAAAtgatgtaaatttaatttgtaaaaaaaatgtttgacccATTTCTGGAACTTACAGAGAACAGAGTAGTATTTGTATTGAGTGTCATGTGATTTTTAAATCCATACGGAGCCTCACAATTATCACAGGGATGCTCTAAtctgaaaatcatttcaacaaaattgatgATTGACGAACAGCAAACTtataatcaaaaatgttttttttagcaacACGCCTAACCGTTGCATGTCTACGTGAACTAAccaaacgaaaatattatgaTTCGATCGTATCAACGCTGAAAACTGTAAAATGGGGCGAAATTtgattggtaaaatttttcgaCTTACTTTTTCGGAACTGTAGATACGTAGGGCATCAACACTTTGTCGACAAACGAACCGAATCCAAGGTGAAAGTTTTTGGTTATATTTCTCATTGTGTCGGAAAGTAGATCTCCCAATTTGGACAGTTTTTCCTTGTCATCTTCCATAGATTTAGACAAGTCCATAAGGTAATACAAATCGACTGGATAATCTTCAGCTTGTGAATATCTCATGTGTAGCCGATGTTCCTCGTCTGttgcaacaagaaaaaaaaagaaaaaaattgtttgcatcAGAAACTCGTGTCAGTTCACTCATGACAAACTTACTTATTCGTAATTTTAAACCGACCCGCTGTGGACTGATCTGTACAATACTTTCTTGGCCACCTGCACCAAAGGCGCTACTGCTACCAGAACTGGATCCAAATGAATGCGAACTACTGCTCGACGATGAACTGGATGACGAGGATGAAAAACTTTCACTATAACTTCCCGATGCCGATGCACTTCCACTGGCCGATCCAGCGCGAGTCAATTCACGATTCCATAA contains the following coding sequences:
- the LOC119068606 gene encoding integrin beta-PS isoform X1 gives rise to the protein MCCENSIWCFSFDRKMVSCHRIIISVSLVFILLTKEGTSQLSEKLNVQNSCVSKTTCRECIQTKNCAWCLQPDFGDKPRCFQPSLTPFAGSCLEEWTWNPDNEQHMLWNRELTRAGSASGSASASGSYSESFSSSSSSSSSSSSSHSFGSSSGSSSAFGAGGQESIVQISPQRVGLKLRINEEHRLHMRYSQAEDYPVDLYYLMDLSKSMEDDKEKLSKLGDLLSDTMRNITKNFHLGFGSFVDKVLMPYVSTVPKKLEHPCDNCEAPYGFKNHMTLNTNTTLFSEEVRRAAVSGNLDAPEGGFDAIMQAVVCRDQIGWREQARRLLVFSTDAGFHYAGDGKLGGVVTPNDGKCHLDSHGMYTQSKYQDYPSISQVNLKVKQNAINVIFAVTSSQSKVYEKLSKHVEGSSSAILSDDSSNVVELVRDEYSKISSSVEMKDNATSAVKVTYFSSCLGNGPLVQTNKCDGLKVGDVVSFTAEIVVTSCPQNERDWNQIFQIYPVGINESLIVDLEMLCSCPCENPKHPQFEPNSDKCKTYGSYKCGICECDEFHFGPNCECSVTDIHSEVSMSRQCRPDNSSVIDCNGRGTCVCGICECEKRPHLDEVISGKFCECDNFSCDRHNGLLCSGPDHGTCSCGVCQCQPGWTGDACDCRATNETCKPPGGSGEICSGHGTCECGTCRCDVTDDGRFSGRYCEKCPTCAGRCHEFKDCVQCQMYKTGPLADSELCTKTCTKFVPIEVDVVAVDEEKDEHLCTFFDEDDCRFQFVYTDNMDDEKIDVRAQKNRECPPKVFVLGIVLGVIAAIVLIGLAVLLLWKLLTTIHDRREFARFEKERMMAKWDTGENPIYKQATSTFKNPTYAGK
- the LOC119068606 gene encoding integrin beta-PS isoform X3; this encodes MVSCHRIIISVSLVFILLTKEGTSQLSEKLNVQNSCVSKTTCRECIQTKNCAWCLQPDFGDKPRCFQPSLTPFAGSCLEEWTWNPDNEQHMLWNRELTRAGSASGSASASGSYSESFSSSSSSSSSSSSSHSFGSSSGSSSAFGAGGQESIVQISPQRVGLKLRINEEHRLHMRYSQAEDYPVDLYYLMDLSKSMEDDKEKLSKLGDLLSDTMRNITKNFHLGFGSFVDKVLMPYVSTVPKKLEHPCDNCEAPYGFKNHMTLNTNTTLFSEEVRRAAVSGNLDAPEGGFDAIMQAVVCRDQIGWREQARRLLVFSTDAGFHYAGDGKLGGVVTPNDGKCHLDSHGMYTQSKYQDYPSISQVNLKVKQNAINVIFAVTSSQSKVYEKLSKHVEGSSSAILSDDSSNVVELVRDEYSKISSSVEMKDNATSAVKVTYFSSCLGNGPLVQTNKCDGLKVGDVVSFTAEIVVTSCPQNERDWNQIFQIYPVGINESLIVDLEMLCSCPCENPKHPQFEPNSDKCKTYGSYKCGICECDEFHFGPNCECSVTDIHSEVSMSRQCRPDNSSVIDCNGRGTCVCGICECEKRPHLDEVISGKFCECDNFSCDRHNGLLCSGPDHGTCSCGVCQCQPGWTGDACDCRATNETCKPPGGSGEICSGHGTCECGTCRCDVTDDGRFSGRYCEKCPTCAGRCHEFKDCVQCQMYKTGPLADSELCTKTCTKFVPIEVDVVAVDEEKDEHLCTFFDEDDCRFQFVYTDNMDDEKIDVRAQKNRECPPKVFVLGIVLGVIAAIVLIGLAVLLLWKLLTTIHDRREFARFEKERMMAKWDTGENPIYKQATSTFKNPTYAGK
- the LOC119068606 gene encoding integrin beta-PS isoform X2, encoding MCCENSIWCFSFDRKMVSCHRIIISVSLVFILLTKEGTSQLSEKLNVQNSCVSKTTCRECIQTKNCAWCLQPDFGDKPRCFQPSLTPFAGSCLEEWTWNPDNEQHMLWNRELTRAGSASGSASASGSYSESFSSSSSSSSSSSSSHSFGSSSGSSSAFGAGGQESIVQISPQRVGLKLRINEEHRLHMRYSQAEDYPVDLYYLMDLSKSMEDDKEKLSKLGDLLSDTMRNITKNFHLGFGSFVDKVLMPYVSTVPKNLREPCPSCAAPYGYHNVMALSTNTYRFSEEVRRAAVSGNLDAPEGGFDAIMQAVVCRDQIGWREQARRLLVFSTDAGFHYAGDGKLGGVVTPNDGKCHLDSHGMYTQSKYQDYPSISQVNLKVKQNAINVIFAVTSSQSKVYEKLSKHVEGSSSAILSDDSSNVVELVRDEYSKISSSVEMKDNATSAVKVTYFSSCLGNGPLVQTNKCDGLKVGDVVSFTAEIVVTSCPQNERDWNQIFQIYPVGINESLIVDLEMLCSCPCENPKHPQFEPNSDKCKTYGSYKCGICECDEFHFGPNCECSVTDIHSEVSMSRQCRPDNSSVIDCNGRGTCVCGICECEKRPHLDEVISGKFCECDNFSCDRHNGLLCSGPDHGTCSCGVCQCQPGWTGDACDCRATNETCKPPGGSGEICSGHGTCECGTCRCDVTDDGRFSGRYCEKCPTCAGRCHEFKDCVQCQMYKTGPLADSELCTKTCTKFVPIEVDVVAVDEEKDEHLCTFFDEDDCRFQFVYTDNMDDEKIDVRAQKNRECPPKVFVLGIVLGVIAAIVLIGLAVLLLWKLLTTIHDRREFARFEKERMMAKWDTGENPIYKQATSTFKNPTYAGK
- the LOC119068606 gene encoding integrin beta-PS isoform X4, which gives rise to MVSCHRIIISVSLVFILLTKEGTSQLSEKLNVQNSCVSKTTCRECIQTKNCAWCLQPDFGDKPRCFQPSLTPFAGSCLEEWTWNPDNEQHMLWNRELTRAGSASGSASASGSYSESFSSSSSSSSSSSSSHSFGSSSGSSSAFGAGGQESIVQISPQRVGLKLRINEEHRLHMRYSQAEDYPVDLYYLMDLSKSMEDDKEKLSKLGDLLSDTMRNITKNFHLGFGSFVDKVLMPYVSTVPKNLREPCPSCAAPYGYHNVMALSTNTYRFSEEVRRAAVSGNLDAPEGGFDAIMQAVVCRDQIGWREQARRLLVFSTDAGFHYAGDGKLGGVVTPNDGKCHLDSHGMYTQSKYQDYPSISQVNLKVKQNAINVIFAVTSSQSKVYEKLSKHVEGSSSAILSDDSSNVVELVRDEYSKISSSVEMKDNATSAVKVTYFSSCLGNGPLVQTNKCDGLKVGDVVSFTAEIVVTSCPQNERDWNQIFQIYPVGINESLIVDLEMLCSCPCENPKHPQFEPNSDKCKTYGSYKCGICECDEFHFGPNCECSVTDIHSEVSMSRQCRPDNSSVIDCNGRGTCVCGICECEKRPHLDEVISGKFCECDNFSCDRHNGLLCSGPDHGTCSCGVCQCQPGWTGDACDCRATNETCKPPGGSGEICSGHGTCECGTCRCDVTDDGRFSGRYCEKCPTCAGRCHEFKDCVQCQMYKTGPLADSELCTKTCTKFVPIEVDVVAVDEEKDEHLCTFFDEDDCRFQFVYTDNMDDEKIDVRAQKNRECPPKVFVLGIVLGVIAAIVLIGLAVLLLWKLLTTIHDRREFARFEKERMMAKWDTGENPIYKQATSTFKNPTYAGK